A genomic segment from Clostridium pasteurianum BC1 encodes:
- a CDS encoding cold-shock protein, whose product MNGTVKWFNAQKGFGFITGEDGKDVFAHFSQIKAEGYKSLEEGQKVVYDVVEGPKGPQAENITIA is encoded by the coding sequence ATGAATGGTACAGTAAAATGGTTTAATGCTCAAAAAGGTTTTGGTTTTATTACAGGAGAAGATGGAAAAGATGTTTTTGCACACTTTTCACAAATAAAAGCAGAAGGTTATAAATCACTTGAAGAAGGTCAAAAAGTTGTTTATGATGTAGTTGAAGGACCAAAAGGCCCTCAAGCTGAAAATATCACTATTGCTTAA
- a CDS encoding DEAD/DEAH box helicase, which produces MDRNLLLQIFNEQISGKNHSKGLRIIDNDLVSSIKLESEGELIYIKGNVISENLFSEYKTHIEMDAVNKNIVSTYCSCMDYENNEHKQNYCCKHLVATFYKVVDELAKHPLLNAPKVEKLLKSNSSVDTLDILLGNEKGKKEIKIEVYINRDQWSHSISAEFKIGLTYMNSNNLYVLKDISQFLLAIYNNIPINYGKNFTLSMTENKFSTKDKGLIDFIQMLVSINGAIGRSSKMRKSNIDGKYIHIPDYLVREFFQAVKKHRVYLNEGFLYRCVETEILESPPPIDFDLKMVKEDYVLKLPGGMPVVLGSRDNVFFYGTSIYLPSFEYCSKISPYLTVFNEAKAVRLSGSKENAILRNLIPNLNFLSEEISLSQSIRNKIIKEKCESKFYFDKDGKDISLTLKVKYGAFEFNIFEDCTEKVIYRDSKKEAEIMGLLRSMGFEEVNNKFYLVWGEDYIFKFFKSEVERLQKIGEVFYSENFKGIKSINTKNISGDIRTGKYNYFELDFKLGDIPASETASILRAFRDNLKYYKLKSGEYLDLEELELRKFLKLLDVVSNKNIKGNHIEIPKNKSIYLDKYIEENKIRYIKGRPEIKKVRDKLKKIESFAFKEPKDLIGSLREYQRVGYNWLKTLDYLGFGGILGDEMGLGKTFQAIAFLLSNKGSKSLIVVPTSLVYNWTNEFEKFAPNMKVAAVNGNKKDREELIENIDKYDAVITTYNILKRDLENYKNVEFHYCFLDEAQYIKNPHSQNALTVKKINAKTRFALSGTPIENSVMELWSIFDFVMPGYLYDEKKFSVRYYKKLKEEPEVIEDLNRLINPFILRRKKKDVIKELPDKIEKTMMVNFEDKQKKIYGTYAKHAVELIKKKVEEDEFKNSKIEILAYITKLRQLCLDPSIIMENYRGSSAKIEALAELLTQSVGEGHRILVFSQFTSVLKNIGKRITAEGIDYSYLDGSISSQNRMKIVEEFNKGKNSVFLISLKAGGTGLNLTSADVVIHFDPWWNPAVEEQATDRAHRIGQKNAVEVIKLVAKGTIEEKIITLQEEKKKLIDSLLGDELSSSDGIAALSEEELVNLFM; this is translated from the coding sequence ATGGATAGAAATTTATTACTACAAATATTCAATGAACAGATTAGTGGAAAAAATCACTCTAAAGGACTAAGAATTATAGATAATGATTTAGTTTCTTCTATAAAGCTTGAAAGTGAAGGAGAACTTATTTACATAAAAGGGAATGTGATTTCAGAGAACCTTTTTAGTGAATATAAAACTCACATTGAGATGGATGCTGTAAATAAGAATATAGTTTCAACTTATTGCAGCTGTATGGATTATGAAAATAATGAACATAAGCAAAATTATTGCTGCAAGCACTTAGTAGCTACTTTTTATAAAGTAGTAGATGAACTGGCAAAGCATCCTCTTTTAAATGCACCAAAAGTTGAAAAATTATTGAAATCCAATAGCAGTGTGGATACTTTGGATATACTTTTAGGTAATGAGAAGGGCAAGAAAGAAATAAAAATAGAAGTTTATATTAATAGAGATCAATGGAGTCATAGTATTTCTGCAGAATTTAAAATAGGGCTTACTTATATGAATTCAAATAATCTCTATGTGTTAAAGGATATAAGTCAATTCTTATTAGCTATTTATAATAATATACCCATAAACTATGGGAAAAACTTTACTCTCAGTATGACAGAAAATAAATTCAGCACAAAGGATAAAGGATTGATTGACTTCATCCAGATGCTTGTAAGTATAAATGGAGCAATTGGACGTTCCAGTAAAATGAGAAAATCAAATATAGATGGTAAATACATACATATACCAGATTATTTAGTAAGAGAATTCTTTCAGGCAGTAAAAAAACATAGAGTATATCTAAATGAAGGCTTTCTGTATAGATGTGTTGAAACTGAAATATTAGAGAGTCCTCCGCCTATAGACTTTGATTTAAAGATGGTAAAGGAAGATTATGTACTTAAATTGCCAGGTGGTATGCCGGTTGTACTAGGAAGTAGAGATAATGTGTTCTTTTATGGAACATCTATATATCTGCCAAGCTTTGAATATTGCAGTAAAATAAGTCCTTATCTTACTGTATTTAATGAGGCTAAGGCAGTGAGATTATCTGGTTCAAAAGAAAATGCAATACTGAGAAATTTGATTCCAAATTTGAATTTTTTGTCAGAGGAGATTAGTTTATCTCAATCCATAAGAAATAAAATAATAAAGGAAAAATGTGAATCTAAATTTTATTTTGATAAAGATGGAAAGGATATTTCGCTTACTTTGAAAGTTAAATATGGGGCTTTTGAATTTAATATATTTGAGGATTGTACAGAAAAAGTCATATATAGAGATTCAAAAAAAGAAGCGGAAATTATGGGACTACTTAGAAGTATGGGCTTTGAGGAAGTAAATAATAAATTTTATCTTGTATGGGGAGAGGACTACATCTTTAAATTTTTCAAGAGTGAAGTAGAAAGGCTCCAGAAAATAGGAGAGGTATTCTATTCTGAAAATTTTAAAGGTATCAAATCTATTAATACTAAAAACATCAGTGGAGATATTAGAACTGGAAAATATAATTATTTTGAACTGGATTTCAAATTAGGTGATATACCAGCCTCAGAAACTGCTTCAATACTGAGAGCCTTTAGAGATAATCTTAAATATTACAAACTGAAAAGTGGGGAATACCTGGATTTAGAGGAATTAGAGCTTAGAAAATTTTTAAAGCTTTTAGATGTAGTTTCAAATAAAAATATAAAGGGAAATCATATTGAAATACCTAAAAATAAAAGTATTTATTTAGATAAATATATAGAGGAAAATAAAATTAGGTACATTAAGGGTAGGCCAGAAATTAAAAAGGTGAGAGATAAGCTAAAGAAAATTGAAAGCTTTGCTTTTAAAGAACCAAAGGATTTAATTGGAAGTTTAAGAGAATATCAGCGCGTAGGATATAATTGGCTTAAAACTTTAGATTATTTAGGCTTTGGAGGTATACTGGGAGATGAAATGGGACTTGGAAAAACCTTTCAGGCCATTGCTTTTTTGTTATCAAATAAAGGAAGTAAATCTTTAATCGTAGTACCTACTTCGCTGGTATACAACTGGACCAATGAATTTGAAAAATTTGCTCCAAATATGAAAGTAGCTGCAGTTAACGGTAATAAAAAGGATAGAGAGGAATTAATCGAAAATATAGATAAATATGATGCTGTTATAACTACATATAACATTTTAAAAAGGGATTTGGAAAATTATAAGAATGTAGAATTTCACTACTGCTTTTTGGATGAAGCTCAATATATAAAGAATCCTCATTCTCAAAATGCTTTAACTGTAAAAAAGATAAATGCAAAAACAAGGTTTGCCTTATCGGGAACACCTATAGAAAATTCTGTTATGGAATTATGGTCCATATTTGATTTTGTAATGCCTGGATATCTGTACGATGAAAAGAAATTTAGTGTAAGGTATTATAAAAAACTTAAGGAAGAACCAGAGGTTATTGAAGATCTTAACAGACTTATAAATCCCTTTATTCTAAGGAGAAAGAAAAAGGATGTTATAAAAGAATTACCAGATAAAATAGAAAAGACTATGATGGTTAATTTTGAGGATAAGCAGAAAAAGATTTATGGAACCTATGCAAAGCATGCAGTGGAACTCATTAAAAAGAAGGTAGAGGAAGATGAATTCAAAAATAGTAAAATAGAGATTCTTGCATATATTACAAAACTGAGACAATTATGTCTTGATCCTTCTATAATAATGGAAAACTATAGGGGAAGTAGTGCTAAAATAGAAGCATTGGCAGAGCTTTTAACTCAAAGCGTAGGAGAAGGTCATAGAATACTTGTGTTTTCTCAGTTTACTTCCGTACTTAAGAATATAGGTAAAAGAATAACTGCAGAGGGTATAGATTATAGTTATCTGGATGGCTCCATATCCTCACAAAACAGAATGAAGATTGTAGAGGAATTTAATAAAGGTAAAAATTCTGTTTTCCTTATAAGTTTAAAAGCAGGAGGAACAGGACTAAATCTTACTTCAGCAGATGTGGTAATTCATTTTGATCCCTGGTGGAATCCAGCAGTAGAAGAACAGGCTACAGATAGAGCACATAGAATAGGGCAGAAAAATGCAGTGGAAGTAATAAAGCTTGTGGCCAAAGGAACCATAGAAGAAAAAATTATAACACTGCAGGAGGAGAAAAAGAAACTTATAGACAGCTTACTTGGAGATGAACTTTCCAGTAGTGATGGAATTGCAGCTTTATCTGAAGAAGAATTGGTAAATTTATTTATGTAA
- a CDS encoding ribonuclease H-like YkuK family protein: MYSKTFGNVSVNEMVNCIKGFILSDKNYKYKITVGTDSQNRSLTKVVVVVAIHRIGRGGIFFYEIRYVPKITNVRQKIYYETALSLELASKLSKSFEKANIKEDIEIHVDIGTNKNGKTFELISEITGWITGTGYKYQIKPYSYAASCIADRISK; this comes from the coding sequence ATGTATAGCAAGACCTTTGGTAATGTTTCTGTTAATGAAATGGTAAATTGCATAAAAGGTTTCATATTAAGCGACAAGAATTATAAATACAAAATCACCGTTGGAACAGATTCTCAGAATAGAAGTTTAACTAAAGTAGTTGTAGTTGTGGCAATTCATAGGATTGGTAGAGGTGGTATTTTCTTTTACGAAATAAGGTATGTTCCTAAAATAACTAATGTTAGACAAAAGATATATTATGAAACTGCGCTAAGCTTAGAGCTTGCTTCAAAACTTTCTAAAAGCTTTGAAAAAGCTAATATAAAGGAAGATATAGAAATTCATGTGGATATTGGAACTAATAAAAATGGTAAAACATTTGAATTGATTAGTGAGATTACTGGGTGGATTACAGGAACTGGATATAAATATCAGATTAAGCCCTACTCATATGCAGCCTCATGTATAGCTGATAGAATCAGCAAATAG